Proteins from a single region of Bombus vancouverensis nearcticus chromosome 5, iyBomVanc1_principal, whole genome shotgun sequence:
- the crn gene encoding pre-mRNA splicing factor crn: MEKSQKMPKVAKVKNKAPAEIQITAEQLLREAKERDLEILPPPPKQKISDPHELADYQHRKRKAFEDNIRKNRMVISNWIKYAQWEESQKQIQRARSIYERALDVDHRNITLWLKYTEMEMRNRQVNHARNLWDRAVTILPRANQFWYKYTYMEEMLENIAGARQIFERWMEWEPDEQAWQTYIKFELRYKEIQRARQIYERFVMVHPDVKHWIKYARFEESHGFINGARNVYERAIDFYGDENLDERLFIAFAKFEEGQREHDRARVIYKYALDHIPKEKTQEIYKAYTIHEKKYGDRSGIEDVIVSKRKYQYEQEVKENPSNYDAWFDYLRLVESEGNVDVIRETYERAIANVPPTKEKLFWRRYIYLWINYALFEELDTEDIERCRQVYKACLELIPHKHFTFSKIWLFYAYFEIRQKNLTAARKKLGMALGICPRDKLYRGYIDLEIQLREFDRCRILYEKFLEFGPENCTTWMKFAELETLLGDVERARAIYELAISQPRLDMPELLWKSYIDFEISQDETENARQLFERLLERTLHVKVWIAYAKFELANSTTEDGLDNVVLARRIFERGNDALRSNGDKESRALLLEAWRDFESEKGDDDTRAKIMEKMPRRIKRRRRIVGEDGSDDGWEEVFDFVFPEDESQRPNLKFLASAKAWMKQKEMNDKNENNQIDSNS, encoded by the exons atggaAAAATCACAGAAAATGCCAAAAGTGGCAAAG GTTAAAAATAAAGCACCTGCTGAAATTCAAATAACAGCAGAGCAACTTTTGCGGGAGGCAAAAGAACGGGACCTAGAAATCTTACCACCA CCACCAAAACAAAAGATTTCTGATCCTCATGAGTTAGCTGATTATCAACATCGGAAACGTAAAGCTTTTGAAGATAATATTCGTAAAAATCGTATGGTGATTTCAAATTGGATAAAATATGCTCAATGGGAAGAAAGTCAAAAGCAGATACAACGAGCAag ATCCATATATGAACGTGCTTTAGATGTTGACCATAGAAACATTACATTATGGCTCAAATACACAGAAATGGAAATGCGAAATCGTCAAGTAAATCATGCCAGAAATTTATGGGACCGTGCTGTTACTATATTACCTAGAGCAAATCAATTTTGGTACAAATACACTTATATGGAAGAAATGTTAGAAAATATTGCTG gaGCACGTCAGATATTTGAAAGATGGATGGAATGGGAACCTGATGAACAGGCATGGCAAACATACATCAAATTCGAATTGAGATATAAGGAAATTCAGAGAGCTAGACAAATTTATGAACGTTTTGTAATGGTACATCCTGATGTTAAGCACTGGATAAAATATGCACGATTTGAAGAATCTCATGGTTTTATTAATGGTGCTCGCAATGTTTATGAACGCGCCATTGATTTTTATGGCGACGAAAATTTGGATGAAAGACTATTTATTGCATTTGCAAAGTTTGAGGAAGGACAAAGAGAA CATGATCGAGCCAGAGTAATTTATAAGTATGCATTAGATCATATTCCAAAAGAGAAAACACAGGAAATTTATAAAGCATACACAATACATGAGAAAAAATATGGAGATCGTTCag gtATTGAAGATGTAATAGTAAGTAAACGAAAATATCAATACGAGCAAGAAGTGAAAGAAAATCCTTCTAATTATGATGCCTGGTTCGATTACTTGAGATTAGTAGAATCAGAAGGGAATGTGGATGTCATTAGGGAAACTTACGAACGTGCGATAGCCAATGTACCACCAACTAAA GAAAAGCTATTTTGGAGAAGATATATTTATCTTTGGATAAATTATGCTCTTTTTGAGGAACTTGATACTGAAGATATAGAAAGATGCAGACAAGTCTATAA AGCTTGCTTAGAATTAATTCCTCACAAGCATTTCACTTTCTCTAAAATCTGGTTATTTTATGCGTATTTTGAAATAAGACAGAAAAATCTCACAGCAGCTAGAAAAAAATTA gGTATGGCGTTGGGTATTTGTCCTAGAGATAAATTATATCGTGGATACATTGATTTAGAAATACAATTGAGAGAATTTGATAGATGTagaattttatatgaaaaattccTCGAATTTGGACCAGAAAATTGTACTACATGGATGAAG TTCGCAGAGTTAGAAACGCTTTTGGGCGATGTAGAACGAGCACGAGCTATTTACGAATTAGCTATATCACAGCCAAG ATTGGATATGCCAGAACTCTTATGGAAATCATATATTGATTTTGAAATATCACAAGATGAAACAGAAAACGCAAGGCAATTATTCGAAAGATTATTGGAACGTACACTTCATGTTAAA GTTTGGATTGCCTATGCTAAGTTTGAATTAGCTAATTCGACAACTGAGGATGGTCTGGATAATGTTGTGCTGGCAAGAAGAATTTTTGAACGTGGAAACGATGCACTAAGATCGAACGGTGATAAAGAAAGTAGAGCATTGCTTTTAGAAGCATGGAGAGATTTTGAAAGTGAGAAAGGAGATGATGACACTCGAGCTAAAATTATGGAAAAAATGCCTCGAAGGATTAAACGTAGAAGACGTATTGTTGGAGAAGATGGG agtGATGATGGTTGGGAAGAAGTATTTGATTTTGTTTTCCCAGAAGATGAATCACAGAGACCTAATCTTAAATTCTTGGCATCTGCTAAAGCTTGGatgaaacagaaagaaatgaatgacaaaaatgaaaataatcagATAGATTCCAAtagttag
- the LOC117159694 gene encoding F-box-like/WD repeat-containing protein TBL1XR1 isoform X1, with amino-acid sequence MSFSSDEVNFLVYRYLQESGFQHSAYTFGIESHISQSNINGALVPPAALLSILQKGLQYTEAEISIGEDGTEQRMVESLSLIDAVMPDVVASRQNQINQQKQQVKTEVQDTNGEEVVTSNEGVGTNERGGDRTEMEVDEQQQGSSRGTNASAVEIPDTKATILRGHESEVFICAWNPTTDLLASGSGDSTARIWDMSGSSQAPNQLVLRHCIQKGGTEVPSNKDVTSLDWKCDGTLLATGSYDGYARIWKTDGKLASTLGQHKGPIFALKWNKRGNYILSAGVDKTTIIWDAESGQCTQQFSFHCAPALDVDWQTNTSFASCSTDQCIHVCKLNVDKPIKSFQGHTNEVNAIKWDPQGNLLASCSDDMSLKIWSMKQDTWVHDLQAHSKEIYTIKWSPTGPGTHNPNMNLTLASASFDSTVRLWDVERGACIHRLTKHTEPVYSVAFSPDGKFLASGSFDKCVHIWSTQNGQLVHSYQGTGGIFEVCWNSRGDKVGASASDGSVFVLDLRKM; translated from the exons ATGAGCTTCTCTAGCGATGAAGTCAATTTCTTGGTTTACCGATACCTTCAAGAATCTG GATTTCAACACTCCGCATACACATTTGGCATAGAATCACATATATCACAGAGTAACATAAATGGAGCATTAGTACCACCAGCAGCACTTTTATCAATTCTACAGAAAGGGTTACAGTACACAGAAGCAGAAATATCAATAGGCGAAGATGGTACTGAACAAAGAATGGTGGAATCCTTATCTCTTATTGATGCTGTTATGCCAGATGTTGTGGCATCAAGACAAAATCAAATTAATCAGCAAAAACAACAGGTGAAGACAGAAGTACAAGATACAAATGGAGAGGAAG TTGTTACCTCCAATGAAGGTGTAGGCACAAATGAGAGAGGAGGAGATAGGACAGAAATGGAAGTAGATGAACAACAACAAGGTTCAAGCAGGGGAACTAATGCTAGCGCTGTTGAAATTCCAGACACTAAAGCTACAATATTACGTGGTCATGAATCGGAAGTTTTCATATGTGCATGGAATCCAACAACTGATCTTTTGGCTTCTGGTTCAGGAGATAGCACAGCTCGTATTTGGGATATGTCTGGTAGTTCACAAGCTCCAAATCAGCTTGTTCTTCGTCACTGCATACAAAAAGGTGGTACCGAAGTGCCAAGCAACAAAGATGTTACTTCATTAGATTGGAAG TGTGATGGTACCTTATTAGCAACAGGAAGTTATGATGGTTATGCACGAATTTGGAAGACAGATGGTAAATTAGCATCCACATTAGGTCAACACAAAGGTCCAATCTTTGCATTAAAATGGAATAAACGTGGTAACTACATATTAAGTGCTGGAGTTGACAAAACAACAATTATATGGGATGCAGAAAGTGGGCAATGTACTCAACAATTTAGCTTTCATTGTGCACCTGCCTTGGATGTTGATTGGCAAACAAATACATCATTTGCTAGTTGTTCTACTGACCAATGCATACACGTATGCAAACTTAATGTTGATAAACCAATCAAGAGCTTCCAAGGTCATACA AATGAAGTTAATGCCATAAAATGGGACCCTCAAGGTAACTTATTGGCTAGTTGTTCAGATGATATGAGTCTTAAAATTTGGTCTATGAAACAAGATACGTGGGTACATGATTTACAAGCTCATAGCAAAGAAATATATACTATTAAATGGTCCCCAACTGGGCCTGGAACTCACAATCCAAATATGAATCTAACTTTAGCTAGTGCATCATTCGATTCTACTGTAAGGTTATGGGATGTAGAAAGAGGTGCATGTATACACAGACTTACGAAACACACAGAGCCAGTGTATAGCGTAGCATTTAGTCCAGATGGCAAATTTCTTGCTAGTGGAAGTTTTGACAAATGTGTTCATATATGGTCTACGCAG AATGGTCAATTGGTACATAGTTATCAAGGAACTGGAGGAATTTTTGAAGTGTGTTGGAATAGTCGAGGAGACAAAGTCGGTGCTTCTGCGTCTGATGGCAGTGTGTTTGTTCTAGACCTTCGTAAAATGTGA
- the LOC117159694 gene encoding F-box-like/WD repeat-containing protein TBL1XR1 isoform X2 — protein MVESLSLIDAVMPDVVASRQNQINQQKQQVKTEVQDTNGEEVVTSNEGVGTNERGGDRTEMEVDEQQQGSSRGTNASAVEIPDTKATILRGHESEVFICAWNPTTDLLASGSGDSTARIWDMSGSSQAPNQLVLRHCIQKGGTEVPSNKDVTSLDWKCDGTLLATGSYDGYARIWKTDGKLASTLGQHKGPIFALKWNKRGNYILSAGVDKTTIIWDAESGQCTQQFSFHCAPALDVDWQTNTSFASCSTDQCIHVCKLNVDKPIKSFQGHTNEVNAIKWDPQGNLLASCSDDMSLKIWSMKQDTWVHDLQAHSKEIYTIKWSPTGPGTHNPNMNLTLASASFDSTVRLWDVERGACIHRLTKHTEPVYSVAFSPDGKFLASGSFDKCVHIWSTQNGQLVHSYQGTGGIFEVCWNSRGDKVGASASDGSVFVLDLRKM, from the exons ATGGTGGAATCCTTATCTCTTATTGATGCTGTTATGCCAGATGTTGTGGCATCAAGACAAAATCAAATTAATCAGCAAAAACAACAGGTGAAGACAGAAGTACAAGATACAAATGGAGAGGAAG TTGTTACCTCCAATGAAGGTGTAGGCACAAATGAGAGAGGAGGAGATAGGACAGAAATGGAAGTAGATGAACAACAACAAGGTTCAAGCAGGGGAACTAATGCTAGCGCTGTTGAAATTCCAGACACTAAAGCTACAATATTACGTGGTCATGAATCGGAAGTTTTCATATGTGCATGGAATCCAACAACTGATCTTTTGGCTTCTGGTTCAGGAGATAGCACAGCTCGTATTTGGGATATGTCTGGTAGTTCACAAGCTCCAAATCAGCTTGTTCTTCGTCACTGCATACAAAAAGGTGGTACCGAAGTGCCAAGCAACAAAGATGTTACTTCATTAGATTGGAAG TGTGATGGTACCTTATTAGCAACAGGAAGTTATGATGGTTATGCACGAATTTGGAAGACAGATGGTAAATTAGCATCCACATTAGGTCAACACAAAGGTCCAATCTTTGCATTAAAATGGAATAAACGTGGTAACTACATATTAAGTGCTGGAGTTGACAAAACAACAATTATATGGGATGCAGAAAGTGGGCAATGTACTCAACAATTTAGCTTTCATTGTGCACCTGCCTTGGATGTTGATTGGCAAACAAATACATCATTTGCTAGTTGTTCTACTGACCAATGCATACACGTATGCAAACTTAATGTTGATAAACCAATCAAGAGCTTCCAAGGTCATACA AATGAAGTTAATGCCATAAAATGGGACCCTCAAGGTAACTTATTGGCTAGTTGTTCAGATGATATGAGTCTTAAAATTTGGTCTATGAAACAAGATACGTGGGTACATGATTTACAAGCTCATAGCAAAGAAATATATACTATTAAATGGTCCCCAACTGGGCCTGGAACTCACAATCCAAATATGAATCTAACTTTAGCTAGTGCATCATTCGATTCTACTGTAAGGTTATGGGATGTAGAAAGAGGTGCATGTATACACAGACTTACGAAACACACAGAGCCAGTGTATAGCGTAGCATTTAGTCCAGATGGCAAATTTCTTGCTAGTGGAAGTTTTGACAAATGTGTTCATATATGGTCTACGCAG AATGGTCAATTGGTACATAGTTATCAAGGAACTGGAGGAATTTTTGAAGTGTGTTGGAATAGTCGAGGAGACAAAGTCGGTGCTTCTGCGTCTGATGGCAGTGTGTTTGTTCTAGACCTTCGTAAAATGTGA